A single genomic interval of Aureliella helgolandensis harbors:
- a CDS encoding coiled-coil domain-containing protein: MAHRAQRLSRQRAAGLWLAATLAVLTCLITADILLQREELGLRWLVVAILWGSAIVFAHLWLRPAWRFAPTSLEVAQCVERSQPRYQQKLVTALQLSELEPNDMRFGSPAFREAALQAWSQKYEVPAWQTYANRQPWWQMLCLLGGVITCLAALVCWIPSETSLALLRISTPWASHPWPRADALELVSPPRIVAIGSNVQLEIIDHRGPLPQRVDLQVREIGNTQSAGQEVLETVIAGEVAVANLNSMSKGVEVRAVGGEDDSMAWHRIDVVEAPRLTSPVFDVTPPAYSLRPPIEIVGHRIQVLAGSQVHFRGEFSEKIAAVEVQPLSSLAELQQESTRAAASWHAVLTSDQRTLQLSDPQGKPLPLNRTLRWRLRVTTANGLEVELPENWGIEVTADQVPEIVFPGSGFNLLAVDATLPIKALATDDLGLVKVQLQLQSSEATEPITTTLLDRPSLADQAPLLNLEIETQVSLADVFAAHPGEQISVWLEATDTFGQVTKSPAELFEIRSSAELLSTIQQQQERLVEQTQHLVDAQRTNQSQVSKTASRIEATSKVRQSDREVLSSILQLQQTLSQQLSGASNSILETMTQMQQRLTQNRLDDAPLARDLQHLSSTLQSIAAESMQQATNSTLQAHEAAQRTVDKSQEEARETGQLAAHAAAAQLDTLGKLQQLLDRLTRDKALQQLQSELARILNQQTMTRDATDSLHVDGLTEANTELADRRLNLSNDQQALARQIDELLRRGSMIAQSANSVSASQLERFQRATELLLQSQVSQQMREAAQHIHQERFTSALDAQHTVIRSLQEALRMLGSNVSTSATENLAGRAQDLREMSQDLANLASRELQLADALQQSPAGTPAKDLAQQQADITATTSQRQQAAADLGDAATQENLSRVLDQQRDAEQSASEGAMEEAAAAARNAAQQLQQTAELIEQRALGLDHEARQQQFFQLATTLQSLVELQRPIASQLEEYQPHYNPEPVLPTPDELVQLTAAQEVVRLRVHEVRRETAELPTFDWTLEQAERDMARAVAAAQRNRIQPEAWEAARLALGKLNLAAEALSEHADSQSAETTPSDAASDDAGQNDSPRLVPPLASLRLLRALQQDINAQTAEQDRNSDKLSRIKRLSELSSQQRALGMQLTLLLEQLTTPAQE; the protein is encoded by the coding sequence ATGGCCCATCGTGCGCAGCGTCTTAGCCGTCAGCGAGCCGCTGGACTGTGGCTGGCAGCCACGCTAGCGGTCCTCACGTGCCTCATCACCGCAGATATCCTGCTGCAACGCGAGGAATTGGGCCTGCGTTGGCTTGTGGTAGCAATCCTATGGGGTTCGGCAATTGTCTTCGCCCACCTTTGGCTGCGGCCCGCTTGGCGATTTGCTCCAACTTCCCTAGAAGTCGCCCAATGCGTCGAAAGAAGTCAGCCCCGCTACCAACAGAAACTCGTAACCGCTCTGCAACTCTCCGAGCTCGAGCCCAATGACATGCGTTTCGGCAGTCCGGCTTTTCGAGAAGCGGCGCTGCAGGCTTGGTCGCAAAAGTACGAAGTGCCCGCGTGGCAAACCTACGCAAACCGACAACCTTGGTGGCAAATGCTCTGCCTGTTGGGCGGCGTCATCACATGCCTAGCGGCGTTGGTGTGCTGGATTCCTAGCGAAACGAGCTTGGCGCTGTTGCGGATCTCCACACCCTGGGCGAGTCATCCCTGGCCTCGTGCCGATGCCTTGGAATTGGTGTCGCCACCGCGGATTGTCGCCATCGGATCCAATGTGCAATTGGAGATCATCGACCATCGGGGTCCCTTACCCCAACGGGTCGATTTGCAAGTTCGGGAGATTGGCAATACTCAATCCGCCGGACAGGAGGTGCTCGAGACGGTCATCGCCGGTGAAGTGGCCGTCGCTAATCTCAACTCCATGAGCAAAGGTGTGGAGGTTCGCGCGGTTGGTGGAGAAGACGACTCCATGGCCTGGCACCGCATCGATGTGGTGGAAGCTCCTCGGCTCACCTCCCCAGTCTTCGATGTGACACCTCCTGCCTACAGCCTGCGGCCCCCCATTGAGATCGTGGGGCATCGCATTCAGGTTCTAGCGGGAAGCCAAGTCCATTTCCGGGGCGAATTCTCAGAAAAGATCGCTGCCGTCGAAGTCCAGCCGCTCAGTAGCTTGGCCGAGTTGCAGCAAGAAAGCACTCGTGCGGCGGCAAGTTGGCACGCGGTACTCACTTCAGACCAACGCACATTGCAGTTGAGCGATCCGCAGGGAAAGCCGCTTCCGCTGAACCGCACGCTGCGTTGGCGGCTGCGTGTCACCACAGCAAACGGACTCGAAGTCGAGCTGCCCGAGAATTGGGGAATCGAAGTCACCGCCGACCAAGTCCCCGAAATTGTGTTTCCGGGGAGCGGTTTCAACCTCTTGGCGGTGGACGCAACGCTACCGATCAAGGCGCTCGCCACGGACGATCTAGGACTCGTAAAAGTCCAGCTCCAACTTCAGTCGAGCGAAGCCACCGAACCCATCACCACGACGCTTCTCGACCGGCCGAGTTTAGCCGACCAGGCCCCTCTACTGAATTTGGAGATTGAAACCCAAGTATCGCTTGCAGACGTTTTTGCTGCGCATCCAGGTGAGCAGATTTCAGTCTGGTTGGAAGCAACCGACACCTTTGGACAAGTCACGAAGAGCCCAGCAGAATTATTCGAGATCCGCTCTTCCGCCGAGCTTCTATCGACCATCCAGCAGCAGCAGGAACGGCTCGTCGAACAGACACAGCATTTGGTCGACGCACAGCGGACCAACCAAAGCCAAGTCAGCAAAACCGCCTCTCGCATCGAAGCCACCTCAAAGGTTCGACAGAGCGATCGTGAGGTGCTGTCCAGCATTCTCCAGCTCCAACAAACACTTTCACAACAGCTTAGTGGCGCGTCCAATAGCATTCTGGAAACCATGACTCAGATGCAACAGCGGCTCACTCAAAACCGCCTAGATGACGCGCCCCTAGCCAGGGATTTGCAACACTTGAGCAGCACCTTGCAGTCGATCGCTGCGGAGTCGATGCAGCAGGCAACCAACTCAACCCTGCAGGCCCACGAAGCAGCCCAGCGCACCGTCGACAAGTCGCAGGAGGAGGCTCGCGAGACTGGCCAACTGGCGGCCCATGCCGCTGCCGCGCAGCTCGACACATTGGGAAAACTCCAGCAATTGCTCGACCGTCTTACGCGAGACAAAGCATTGCAACAGCTGCAAAGCGAACTCGCCAGAATTCTTAATCAACAAACGATGACACGCGATGCTACCGACTCTCTACACGTCGATGGCTTGACCGAAGCCAACACCGAATTGGCTGATCGCAGATTGAATCTAAGCAACGACCAGCAGGCCCTGGCAAGGCAGATCGATGAACTGCTACGGCGCGGAAGCATGATTGCTCAATCGGCAAACAGTGTTTCCGCGTCGCAACTCGAACGCTTCCAACGCGCCACGGAATTGCTACTGCAAAGCCAAGTGAGCCAGCAAATGCGAGAGGCGGCCCAGCACATCCACCAGGAACGCTTTACCTCAGCCCTCGACGCACAACACACCGTCATCCGCAGCCTCCAAGAAGCGTTGCGGATGCTCGGCTCCAACGTCTCGACTTCGGCCACGGAGAATCTCGCGGGACGCGCACAGGACCTGCGTGAGATGAGTCAAGACCTAGCCAATCTTGCCAGCCGCGAGCTTCAATTGGCTGACGCCCTCCAACAGTCCCCTGCTGGCACTCCAGCCAAGGATCTTGCTCAACAGCAAGCCGACATCACTGCGACAACCTCTCAGCGACAGCAAGCGGCTGCGGACCTGGGTGACGCGGCCACTCAAGAAAATCTATCTCGGGTTCTTGATCAACAGCGAGACGCCGAACAGTCCGCGAGCGAGGGAGCCATGGAGGAGGCAGCGGCAGCCGCGCGCAACGCCGCACAGCAACTCCAACAAACCGCAGAGCTCATCGAGCAGCGCGCACTGGGACTCGATCATGAGGCGCGGCAGCAGCAGTTCTTCCAACTTGCCACCACCCTCCAATCCTTAGTGGAATTGCAACGCCCCATCGCCTCTCAGCTGGAGGAATACCAACCCCACTACAATCCAGAGCCAGTGCTCCCCACTCCCGACGAATTGGTGCAGCTGACAGCCGCGCAGGAAGTTGTGCGTCTGCGAGTCCACGAAGTGCGGCGTGAAACAGCCGAACTTCCCACCTTCGACTGGACGTTGGAACAAGCCGAGCGGGACATGGCACGCGCCGTGGCAGCTGCCCAACGCAATCGCATTCAACCGGAAGCCTGGGAAGCGGCGCGATTGGCATTAGGTAAATTAAACTTGGCTGCTGAAGCGTTGTCCGAGCATGCCGACAGCCAGTCAGCGGAGACCACCCCGAGCGATGCGGCTTCCGACGATGCGGGGCAAAACGACAGCCCCAGGCTGGTCCCCCCACTCGCCAGCCTAAGGTTGCTGCGAGCTTTGCAGCAAGACATCAATGCCCAAACGGCAGAACAAGATCGAAACTCGGATAAACTGAGCCGCATAAAACGCCTTAGCGAACTGAGCTCCCAACAACGCGCGCTTGGAATGCAGCTCACATTGCTCCTGGAGCAACTCACCACACCGGCCCAGGAGTAG
- a CDS encoding efflux RND transporter permease subunit produces MAECFSNRTRLRVFATFVLLAPLIVYAADLAVKSNSNNVMDWLPESFQETQDLKWFGEHFGTDAMLMLSWEGCTLDDPRARALAEALRRPFIDATDEEIQLFSRVSSGGEIEEQLRGPPLELSAGAARKRLEGWLLEPGGPTTCLVATLADQGWSSRHLLRQHVEDCAGQIPGLAGVKIHQAGSVLDSVEIDRASNDQLLPLALVSFGCCFLLMWWLLGSLKLAGMVFVCALFCQQLSLAMVYVSGTRMDSVLLMIPMLIFVLSISSGVHIANYYRESVHEAGAPGATLRAMEDALVPFWLAAATTAMGLLSLLVSQLAPVQKFGRFSSMAVLLASVVLFSLLPALFEQFSPRIRSSTGNRNRRGPDSGRSSIWPAFLGGVSHAKYLILLVSLGITAHAATGVETLRAGLQIRDMFAPDARIRQDYAWLEEKIGPLVPIELVVRIPKDPAGEVEQPLLERLQLVSQVQRACRSTVGIDAVVSAINFCPSLNGITGQGTANLVRRAVFNKRSEEAMEGLRTSGMLADTPSEQLWRVSGRAYASQENDYAAILEQLRRNVQPLITEVTQAGFPGLSILYCGGVPLVQKAQDQMIRDLGNSFLTAFLLIAVVMASLMVWMSRADWWGQSIRIGLLTVVRNFGAGLLAMVPNVIPCILVLGTMGLLGLRIEIGSMMTASVALGIAVDDTLHFLTWFRRGLQSAKVRKGPAARHHAVLLALQKCGGAMTQTSIICGVGLLAYAMSDFVPIARFSWVMSAMLASALLADLIVLPALLLSPLGALFEPVQEEPLRLALVSPKVDETCLENSPPSKS; encoded by the coding sequence ATGGCAGAATGTTTCTCTAACCGAACGCGACTGAGAGTGTTTGCAACCTTTGTGTTGTTGGCGCCCCTGATCGTCTATGCCGCAGATCTGGCAGTGAAGAGCAATTCCAACAACGTCATGGATTGGCTCCCCGAGTCCTTCCAGGAAACTCAGGATCTCAAGTGGTTTGGTGAGCATTTCGGCACTGACGCGATGCTGATGCTAAGCTGGGAGGGGTGTACGCTGGACGACCCTCGGGCACGCGCGCTGGCGGAGGCCTTGCGACGTCCCTTTATCGATGCGACCGACGAGGAGATTCAGCTCTTTAGCCGCGTCAGTTCGGGAGGAGAGATTGAGGAGCAATTGCGGGGGCCGCCTCTTGAATTGTCTGCGGGGGCAGCGCGCAAACGGTTAGAGGGTTGGCTATTGGAACCGGGGGGCCCTACAACTTGCTTGGTAGCCACGCTTGCCGACCAAGGCTGGAGCAGCCGGCATCTGCTGCGCCAGCATGTTGAGGACTGTGCTGGGCAGATTCCAGGACTCGCAGGCGTTAAAATCCATCAGGCAGGCTCGGTGCTTGATTCGGTGGAAATCGATCGTGCCAGCAATGATCAGTTACTGCCCTTGGCGTTGGTGTCCTTTGGATGCTGTTTCTTGCTGATGTGGTGGCTGCTGGGGAGTTTGAAGCTGGCGGGCATGGTGTTTGTGTGTGCCCTGTTTTGCCAGCAGCTTTCCTTAGCGATGGTCTATGTCAGTGGTACGCGGATGGACAGCGTCCTTCTGATGATTCCAATGTTGATCTTCGTCCTCTCCATTTCCTCTGGGGTGCACATTGCCAACTACTACCGCGAATCGGTGCACGAGGCTGGGGCGCCGGGAGCGACGTTGCGAGCCATGGAGGATGCTTTGGTGCCGTTTTGGTTGGCGGCCGCGACGACTGCCATGGGGTTGCTCTCGCTGCTTGTTAGCCAGCTAGCACCCGTTCAGAAATTTGGACGATTCTCGTCCATGGCTGTGCTCTTAGCCAGCGTGGTCCTGTTCTCTCTCTTGCCCGCATTGTTTGAACAGTTTTCACCACGGATTCGCTCCTCAACGGGGAACCGGAATCGCCGAGGGCCCGATTCTGGGCGATCTTCGATTTGGCCAGCGTTCCTGGGGGGAGTTTCGCATGCGAAGTACTTGATTTTGCTGGTGAGTCTTGGCATTACGGCACACGCCGCCACGGGAGTCGAAACACTGCGCGCTGGCCTTCAGATCCGCGACATGTTTGCACCCGATGCCCGTATCCGCCAGGACTACGCTTGGTTGGAGGAGAAAATCGGTCCACTGGTGCCTATTGAATTGGTGGTGCGAATCCCCAAGGATCCGGCCGGGGAGGTGGAGCAACCGCTGCTCGAGCGTCTGCAGCTGGTTAGCCAAGTCCAGCGCGCTTGCAGGTCAACTGTGGGGATTGATGCCGTGGTGTCGGCCATCAATTTTTGCCCATCACTAAATGGCATAACAGGACAAGGCACCGCCAATCTCGTTCGCCGTGCTGTGTTCAACAAGCGATCGGAAGAGGCGATGGAGGGCTTGCGAACTTCGGGAATGCTAGCCGATACGCCCAGCGAGCAACTGTGGCGCGTGAGTGGCAGAGCCTATGCTTCCCAGGAGAATGACTACGCGGCCATTTTAGAGCAGCTACGGAGGAATGTGCAGCCACTGATCACCGAGGTGACGCAAGCCGGTTTTCCCGGACTGAGCATTCTCTACTGCGGTGGTGTTCCGCTGGTTCAAAAGGCGCAAGACCAAATGATCCGTGATTTGGGAAACAGCTTTCTGACGGCATTTTTGCTGATTGCTGTGGTCATGGCTTCCTTGATGGTCTGGATGTCACGAGCCGACTGGTGGGGGCAATCGATTCGCATCGGCCTGTTGACGGTCGTTCGCAACTTTGGTGCTGGGTTGTTGGCAATGGTTCCAAATGTTATTCCTTGTATATTGGTGTTGGGCACCATGGGGTTGCTTGGCTTGCGGATCGAGATAGGTTCGATGATGACTGCCAGTGTGGCGCTGGGAATCGCCGTCGATGATACGCTGCACTTCCTCACTTGGTTTCGCCGAGGGCTGCAGAGTGCAAAAGTTAGGAAGGGCCCTGCTGCTCGCCATCACGCGGTACTGCTAGCGCTCCAGAAATGTGGGGGCGCGATGACCCAAACCAGTATTATCTGCGGGGTTGGGCTGCTGGCCTACGCCATGAGCGACTTTGTACCGATCGCAAGATTTTCGTGGGTGATGTCCGCCATGTTAGCTTCAGCCTTGCTGGCCGATTTAATCGTTTTACCCGCTCTGCTATTAAGCCCCTTGGGGGCGTTGTTTGAGCCTGTTCAGGAAGAGCCGTTGCGGCTCGCATTGGTATCCCCCAAAGTTGACGAGACATGCCTGGAAAACTCACCTCCTTCGAAGAGCTGA
- a CDS encoding glycosyltransferase, with protein sequence MLTLAYIIFGILVALIALQGLLVAGFVIRLLRFRQQLISNADAPKAAVILCLRGGDPFLKKCIQGILEQDYPEFQIHLVVDHPSDPAMKILRELNLESSSAVVHQHVLINPLPSCSLKCSSVVQAIGTLDETIQFVALIDADTVPHATWLRELATALQDDKVGAATGNRWYMPVRTSMPALIRYSWNAAAIVQMYWYNIGWGGTLAIKTRVFRETDILDKWSHAFCEDTMLFAQLKKARLRLAFVPSLMMINREDCDLKGFFFWVRRQLLTARLYHPAWLGVASHGVVTTLFPLLALVCALVSILSGNKEAASVAAWSFVFYQVSVTLMLPPMEYAVRRIVSSRGEPTGWLDPAGVLKWIGSVALTQFVYALALRSACTLKRVEWRGIEYRIGGAWEIAMEKYAPYHSSVKSPEQEDSPNSL encoded by the coding sequence TTGCTCACGCTGGCTTACATTATATTTGGAATTCTGGTCGCCCTGATTGCACTGCAGGGGCTGCTGGTGGCTGGATTCGTTATCCGACTGCTACGCTTCCGACAACAGCTTATCTCTAACGCGGATGCACCGAAAGCTGCAGTGATTCTGTGTCTACGCGGTGGCGATCCCTTCCTTAAGAAATGTATCCAAGGCATTCTGGAACAGGACTACCCCGAGTTTCAAATCCACCTAGTTGTCGACCATCCTAGCGATCCTGCTATGAAGATCCTCCGAGAGCTGAACTTGGAGAGTTCGAGCGCAGTCGTGCATCAGCATGTGTTGATCAACCCACTACCAAGCTGCAGTCTGAAATGCAGCAGCGTCGTTCAGGCGATTGGGACGCTCGACGAAACGATTCAATTTGTTGCTCTCATCGACGCCGATACGGTGCCGCATGCCACCTGGCTGCGGGAGTTGGCGACGGCCCTTCAGGATGACAAGGTGGGAGCGGCCACCGGAAATCGTTGGTACATGCCAGTACGTACCTCCATGCCGGCCTTAATACGCTACTCGTGGAATGCTGCAGCAATCGTGCAAATGTACTGGTACAACATTGGGTGGGGAGGAACGCTGGCTATCAAGACTCGCGTTTTTCGAGAAACCGACATCCTCGATAAATGGAGTCATGCATTTTGCGAGGATACGATGCTGTTCGCGCAGCTCAAAAAAGCTAGGTTGCGTTTGGCCTTTGTACCATCCTTGATGATGATCAATCGCGAAGACTGCGACCTCAAGGGCTTTTTCTTCTGGGTGCGACGCCAGTTGTTGACCGCCAGACTCTACCATCCAGCTTGGTTGGGTGTGGCCAGCCACGGTGTTGTGACTACGCTTTTTCCGTTGTTGGCATTGGTCTGTGCGCTGGTCTCGATCCTGTCCGGAAACAAGGAAGCGGCTAGCGTGGCCGCTTGGAGCTTTGTGTTCTATCAAGTGTCCGTAACGCTCATGCTGCCTCCGATGGAGTATGCTGTGCGGCGAATCGTAAGTTCCCGTGGTGAGCCGACGGGTTGGTTAGACCCAGCTGGAGTGCTCAAGTGGATCGGAAGTGTAGCGCTGACTCAATTTGTCTATGCATTGGCTCTTCGCTCGGCTTGCACTCTGAAGCGGGTAGAGTGGCGTGGGATCGAATATCGCATTGGCGGTGCCTGGGAGATTGCCATGGAGAAATACGCTCCCTATCACTCCTCCGTGAAATCCCCAGAGCAAGAGGACTCACCCAACTCTCTCTGA
- a CDS encoding glycosyltransferase, translated as MLTGLSLGLAMLVGLSILTQLWGTSRFLRAIASYRAPVIEDRRLPQAAIVLSVRGCDTELRECLTRLAQQNYPRYSLHIIVDHPSDPARAAVQAWRDENALDNVHVEFLESPSPHAYLKTSAIRQCVAKLNSEIEIACLVDADTMVHANWLRDLAAPLAEGDAGIVTGNRWYAPLQSTWGGILRCQYNAYCVIPMYFLKIVWGGSLAMHRAVFDTPFFDQRMRDTCTEESAIRESATTQGLEIQCNPDVFLLNSTECSVAGCFQFVRRQLIWTRLYYPNWPHITLGVLGSYALLVATFWVMVCAAYHGNTPIALLDGAALLAQIGFAQGILELLHRRLSARVVERGGESFPPIGWRQRTTSLLMWPIFLTFLLLAVLSASCARRVRWRGISYQILPPSRIRMVNYQPWAEVSNQQSPPS; from the coding sequence ATGCTAACCGGATTATCGCTGGGGCTCGCAATGCTAGTTGGGCTAAGCATTTTAACCCAGCTTTGGGGCACCTCCCGGTTCTTGCGCGCAATTGCATCCTACAGAGCTCCCGTGATCGAAGACCGCCGCCTGCCCCAAGCGGCCATTGTGCTCAGCGTGCGTGGATGCGATACGGAATTGCGAGAGTGCTTGACGCGTTTGGCACAGCAAAACTATCCGCGGTACTCACTCCACATCATCGTCGACCACCCTTCCGATCCAGCCCGCGCGGCCGTGCAAGCGTGGAGGGACGAGAATGCACTGGACAATGTCCATGTGGAGTTTCTCGAATCCCCCTCCCCGCATGCCTATCTCAAGACCAGTGCCATTCGGCAGTGCGTTGCCAAGCTGAATTCCGAGATTGAGATCGCTTGCCTCGTCGATGCCGATACGATGGTGCACGCCAACTGGCTGCGCGACCTCGCTGCCCCGCTGGCCGAGGGCGACGCTGGGATCGTCACGGGAAATCGCTGGTACGCACCGCTGCAATCAACCTGGGGAGGAATCCTCAGATGCCAGTACAACGCATACTGCGTGATCCCAATGTATTTCCTGAAGATTGTGTGGGGCGGCTCACTGGCGATGCACCGCGCCGTCTTTGACACCCCCTTTTTCGACCAACGCATGCGCGACACCTGCACGGAGGAATCTGCAATCCGCGAATCGGCAACGACGCAAGGATTGGAAATCCAGTGCAATCCCGATGTATTCCTCCTGAACTCAACCGAGTGCTCGGTAGCAGGCTGCTTTCAGTTTGTGCGAAGGCAGCTTATCTGGACGCGACTCTATTACCCCAACTGGCCCCACATCACACTAGGCGTACTGGGATCCTATGCCCTGTTGGTCGCTACGTTCTGGGTCATGGTTTGCGCTGCCTACCATGGCAACACACCGATCGCCCTGCTCGACGGAGCCGCCTTGTTGGCGCAAATTGGATTTGCGCAAGGGATTCTCGAACTGCTGCACCGCCGGCTGAGTGCACGCGTTGTCGAGCGTGGTGGGGAATCGTTTCCCCCAATCGGCTGGCGGCAGCGAACAACCAGCCTCCTGATGTGGCCGATATTCTTAACCTTTCTCTTGCTCGCAGTGCTTAGCGCCTCCTGCGCTCGACGAGTGCGTTGGCGCGGAATCAGTTATCAAATCCTTCCGCCGTCACGCATCCGCATGGTGAACTACCAACCATGGGCTGAGGTTTCGAATCAACAATCTCCGCCCAGCTAA
- a CDS encoding SDR family oxidoreductase, with translation MQNHILLTGGTGLLGRYLLRDLLLKQCRLALLVRPSQRESCQDRTEAILQAWETELDQVLPRPVVLEGDICAPYLGLSERDRDWLSENCNTALHSAASLEFHEVASGEPYRSNIGGVKNMLDVCEQVGINQFHYVSTAYVAGLRPGVVKECELDVGQEFRNDYEKSKCEAEKLVRQATCFDSLTVYRPAVISGDSVSGYTSTYHGLYLYLKLMSILVRNTPPGPDGVRDTPVRTELTGDEKRNVIPVDWVSEVMTHLVTTPESHGLTYHLAPEIPLTPREMIEAGYTYFNSRGVIFEGPSAQATGPISEIDRNAHENIGMYREYEECDPSFDLTNLRKHAGHIPCPPIDEAMLHRYLKFGEADRWGKRRPPATKPYNSIQQQLEALLSPASETLEYHPLRVNLFILGPGGGDWKLSIQQGQLVAIERGSYQCPQASIETDTKTLESLQTSAALESEQPHLVLQCSSENQREELEIQIADALQIRLKPEGSFRSAANSTSRCGALR, from the coding sequence TTGCAGAATCATATTTTACTGACTGGTGGTACGGGCTTGCTAGGGAGATACCTTCTACGGGACCTCCTTTTGAAGCAGTGTCGCTTGGCATTATTGGTCCGCCCCAGCCAACGTGAGAGTTGCCAAGATCGTACCGAGGCCATATTACAGGCTTGGGAAACGGAACTGGACCAAGTGCTACCTCGCCCCGTCGTGCTCGAGGGAGACATCTGCGCCCCCTACCTGGGGCTCAGTGAGCGAGATCGGGATTGGCTAAGTGAGAATTGCAACACCGCTCTACATAGCGCGGCCTCACTTGAATTCCACGAAGTAGCCTCCGGCGAGCCCTACCGTTCCAACATTGGAGGCGTGAAGAACATGCTCGATGTGTGTGAGCAGGTTGGCATCAACCAATTCCACTATGTTTCTACCGCCTATGTGGCAGGGCTGCGTCCCGGCGTGGTCAAGGAATGCGAATTGGACGTCGGGCAAGAATTTCGCAATGACTACGAGAAGAGTAAGTGTGAAGCCGAGAAGCTAGTGCGTCAGGCCACCTGCTTCGATTCGCTTACCGTCTATCGCCCCGCAGTAATCTCGGGGGATTCGGTCAGCGGATATACGAGCACCTATCACGGGCTCTATCTCTACCTCAAGCTCATGTCAATTTTGGTTCGCAACACTCCTCCCGGTCCCGATGGAGTTCGCGACACACCGGTTCGGACCGAACTAACAGGCGATGAAAAGCGGAATGTGATACCCGTTGATTGGGTATCTGAAGTCATGACCCATCTGGTGACAACGCCGGAATCGCACGGTTTAACGTATCATCTAGCTCCCGAAATTCCGTTGACTCCACGTGAGATGATTGAAGCGGGTTATACCTACTTCAACTCGCGCGGCGTGATTTTCGAAGGACCATCGGCGCAAGCGACCGGCCCGATCAGCGAAATTGACCGCAACGCCCACGAAAACATTGGGATGTACAGAGAGTATGAAGAATGCGATCCCAGTTTCGATCTAACGAATCTTCGCAAGCATGCAGGTCATATTCCGTGCCCGCCCATCGACGAAGCCATGTTGCACCGCTACTTGAAATTTGGTGAGGCCGACCGCTGGGGTAAGCGTCGCCCTCCCGCAACCAAGCCGTACAACTCCATCCAACAACAATTGGAAGCACTACTTTCTCCAGCTTCCGAAACGCTTGAGTACCATCCTCTCAGAGTCAACCTGTTCATTCTCGGGCCAGGTGGGGGAGATTGGAAATTATCAATCCAACAGGGGCAATTGGTAGCAATCGAGCGAGGTTCCTACCAGTGCCCTCAGGCTAGCATCGAGACCGATACCAAGACTCTCGAATCGCTCCAAACATCGGCAGCATTGGAATCGGAGCAGCCACACTTGGTACTTCAGTGCTCCTCCGAAAACCAACGCGAGGAACTGGAAATTCAGATCGCCGATGCGCTGCAAATTCGACTAAAGCCAGAAGGCAGTTTTCGATCGGCCGCGAATTCCACCAGCAGATGCGGCGCACTGCGATAG
- a CDS encoding mechanosensitive ion channel family protein, whose protein sequence is MPELPNSPEQVSSVFRQFDDVDFLLILGIAVASYLAIVTSRWCATWLTGRLPTRFRFYILPWIPLFRILFVLTAISQIVPLVIEPTASNLFAVFGAASVAIGFAFKDYVSSLIAGIVVLFERPYRVGDWVSIEGHYGEVRSLGMRTVNLMTPDDTMVTIPHNSMWSSAILNSNGGRRDMQCAPKFYVSPTHDGDHVRQKLLDVALTSTYLHIDHVPVVVAKQLPWATQYTVRAYPFECREQFAFITDLTLRGNAALRQIGIKLLVAPPSITQSAEL, encoded by the coding sequence GTGCCTGAACTACCCAACTCTCCGGAGCAAGTTAGCTCCGTTTTCCGCCAGTTCGATGACGTCGATTTCCTATTGATCCTGGGTATAGCCGTAGCCAGTTATCTGGCGATCGTAACGTCCAGATGGTGCGCCACGTGGCTTACCGGTAGGCTTCCAACGAGGTTCCGTTTCTACATCCTTCCCTGGATCCCACTGTTCCGAATCCTCTTCGTGCTGACGGCGATCTCGCAGATTGTGCCATTGGTAATCGAGCCCACCGCATCCAACCTGTTTGCGGTTTTCGGTGCGGCTAGCGTGGCGATTGGTTTTGCCTTCAAAGATTATGTGAGCAGTCTGATCGCAGGTATCGTGGTCCTGTTCGAGCGACCATACCGCGTCGGGGACTGGGTGAGTATCGAAGGGCACTATGGAGAGGTGCGTAGCCTAGGCATGAGGACTGTAAACCTGATGACTCCCGACGACACGATGGTAACCATTCCGCATAACAGCATGTGGAGTTCTGCAATTTTGAACTCCAATGGGGGCAGGCGTGATATGCAGTGTGCCCCCAAGTTCTACGTGTCGCCAACCCACGATGGTGATCACGTCAGGCAAAAGCTGCTGGATGTCGCATTGACGAGCACCTATCTTCACATCGACCATGTACCAGTAGTGGTGGCCAAGCAACTTCCCTGGGCGACTCAATACACGGTCCGCGCCTATCCCTTCGAATGCCGCGAGCAATTCGCCTTTATCACCGACTTGACCTTGCGAGGAAACGCAGCTCTTCGCCAGATAGGGATCAAGCTCCTCGTAGCACCACCTTCGATCACTCAATCCGCCGAACTCTAG